The following proteins are encoded in a genomic region of Brachypodium distachyon strain Bd21 chromosome 1, Brachypodium_distachyon_v3.0, whole genome shotgun sequence:
- the LOC100846768 gene encoding tubulin alpha-1 chain, which produces MRECISIHIGQAGIQVGNACWELYCLEHGIQADGQMPGDKTVGGGDDAFNTFFSETGAGKHVPRAVFVDLEPTVIDEVRTGTYRQLFHPEQLISGKEDAANNFARGHYTIGKEIVDLCLDRIRKLADNCTGLQGFLVFNAVGGGTGSGLGSLLLERLSVDYGKKSKLGFTVYPSPQVSTSVVEPYNSVLSTHSLLEHTDVAVLLDNEAIYDICRRSLDIERPTYTNLNRLVSQVISSLTASLRFDGALNVDVNEFQTNLVPYPRIHFMLSSYAPVISAEKAYHEQLSVAEITNSAFEPSSMMAKCDPRHGKYMACCLMYRGDVVPKDVNAAVATIKTKRTIQFVDWCPTGFKCGINYQPPSVVPGGDLAKVQRAVCMISNSTSVVEVFSRIDHKFDLMYAKRAFVHWYVGEGMEEGEFSEAREDLAALEKDYEEVGAEFDEGDEGDEGDEY; this is translated from the exons ATGAGGGAGTGCATCTCGATCCACATCGGCCAGGCTGGTATCCAGGTCGGAAACGCGTGCTGGGAGCTCTACTGCCTCGAGCATGGCATTCAG GCTGATGGACAAATGCCTGGTGACAAGACCGTTGGAGGAGGTGATGATGCTTTCAACACCTTCTTCAGTGAGACTGGTGCGGGGAAGCATGTCCCCCGTGCTGTCTTTGTGGATCTGGAACCCACTGTGATTGATGAGGTGCGGACTGGCACTTACCGCCAGCTCTTCCACCCTGAGCAGCTCATCAGTGGCAAGGAGGATGCAGCCAACAACTTTGCCCGCGGTCACTATACCA TTGGCAAGGAGATTGTTGATCTCTGTCTCGACCGCATCAGGAAGCTTGCAGACAACTGCACTGGTCTCCAAGGCTTCCTTGTGTTCAATGCTGTTGGGGGTGGAACTGGATCCGGTCTTGGTTCTCTTCTCCTTGAGCGGCTCTCTGTTGACTATGGAAAGAAGTCCAAGCTTGGGTTCACCGTGTACCCATCTCCTCAGGTCTCCACCTCTGTCGTTGAGCCATACAACAGTGTCCTGTCCACCCACTCTCTTCTTGAGCACACTGATGTGGCTGTCCTTCTCGACAATGAGGCCATCTATGACATCTGCCGCCGTTCTCTTGATATTGAGCGCCCAACCTACACCAACCTCAACAGGCTTGTCTCTCAG GTCATATCATCACTGACTGCATCCCTGAGGTTTGATGGTGCTCTTAATGTTGATGTTAATGAGTTCCAGACCAACCTTGTGCCCTATCCAAGGATCCACTTCATGCTTTCATCCTATGCCCCAGTGATCTCTGCTGAGAAGGCTTACCATGAGCAGCTTTCTGTTGCTGAGATCACCAACAGCGCCTTTGAGCCTTCCTCCATGATGGCAAAGTGTGACCCTCGCCATGGCAAGTACATGGCCTGCTGTCTCATGTACCGTGGTGATGTTGTGCCCAAGGATGTGAATGCAGCTGTTGCCACCATCAAGACTAAGCGCACTATCCAGTTTGTTGACTGGTGCCCCACTGGCTTCAAGTGTGGCATCAACTACCAGCCACCTAGCGTTGTCCCAGGTGGTGACCTTGCCAAGGTCCAGAGGGCAGTGTGCATGATCTCCAACTCCACCAGTGTTGTTGAGGTCTTCTCCCGCATTGACCACAAGTTTGATCTCATGTACGCCAAGCGTGCCTTTGTCCACTGGTATGTGGGTGAGGGCATGGAGGAGGGAGAGTTCTCTGAGGCCCGTGAGGATTTGGCTGCCCTGGAGAAGGATTATGAAGAGGTTGGTGCAGAGTTCGACGAGGGTGATGAAGGCGATGAGGGCGATGAGTACTAG
- the LOC112269732 gene encoding putative nuclease HARBI1, with translation MAYGGPYDSVREDNRTVRELVWMDGSTICGYGVGDRAGAIDGTHVPITISSSEAAPYRNRKGTLSQNVMVACDFDLSFVYVSTGWEGSASDVGVLNSAIRSGFQVPEGKYYLVDGGYANTPKFLAPYRGVRYHLNDQSRSNCRPKDYKELFNLLHARLRNHIERVFGVLKMRFPILKVATHYPIQTQVKIPVVAIVLHNIIRSHRGDEEWLTTQTLHIDPRRYVDLPSGDVTTRVDSTPSSSQRNPGNALRDDIAKKMWADYEKTRSRRAERRSSR, from the exons ATGGCGTATGGTGGGCCCTACGATTCGGTGAGAGAGGATAACCGTACTGTGCGGGAATTGGTTTGGATGGACGGTTCCACCATTTGTGGCTACGGCGTGGGCGATCGTGCTG GGGCAATAGATGGGACTCATGTCCCTATTACAATATCAAGTAGTGAGGCAGCTCCTTATAGGAACAGAAAGGGAACTCTTTCTCAAAATGTCATGGTTGCTTGCGACTTTGACTTGAGCTTTGTTTATGTTTCAACCGGTTGGGAAGGATCTGCATCAGATGTTGGGGTATTGAATTCTGCAATTCGATCTGGATTTCAAGTACCTGAAGGCAAGTACTATTTGGTTGATGGGGGATATGCAAATACGCCAAAGTTTCTTGCTCCATACCGAGGAGTTCGGTACCATCTGAATGATCAAAGTCGAAGCAATTGTCGACCGAAGGACTACAAAGAGCTATTCAACCTTCTTCATGCTCGTCTGAGAAATCACATAGAACGTGTATTTGGCGTTCTAAAGATGCGGTTTCCTATCCTAAAAGTTGCAACACACTATCCAATACAAACACAAGTGAAAATTCCAGTGGTTGCAATTGTATTGCATAATATAATCCGTAGCCATAGAGGTGATGAAGAATGGTTAACTACCCAAACATTGCATATTGATCCTCGTAGATATGTTGATCTTCCTAGTGGAGACGTGACAACTCGAGTTGATTCAACACCATCAAGTAGCCAAAGGAACCCGGGTAATGCTCTAAGAGATGATATAGCAAAGAAGATGTGGGCAGATTATGAAAAGACAAGGTCTCGTAGAGCAGAAAGGAGATCTAGTCGATGA